The following are encoded together in the Humulus lupulus chromosome 5, drHumLupu1.1, whole genome shotgun sequence genome:
- the LOC133834356 gene encoding uncharacterized protein LOC133834356 — translation MEKRVIDYMLVPLGLLAMVGYHGWLLYRIIYHPTKTVIGVNAIHRRYWVRAMMEDVSKNGVLAVQTLRNNIMASTLLASTAIMLSSLIAVLMSNGGRNKTDLFIFGDRSEASFSLKYFCILACFLVAFLFNVQSIRYFSHASILINVPYKKISQDHQHHRLTVDFVARNVNRGSFFWSLGLRAFYFSFPLFLWIFGPLPMFISCFVLVFMLYFLDVTFECGWVVDVSSDDIGNSTYSKDEELGIVGRPN, via the exons ATGGAGAAAAGGGTTATTGATTACATGTTGGTGCCATTAGGACTCTTAGCCATGGTGGGTTACCATGGCTGGCTTCTCTATCGAATTATATACCACCCCACCAAGACCGTCATCGGCGTCAATGCCATCCACCGCCGCTACTGGGTCCGTGCTATGATGGAG GATGTGTCGAAGAATGGAGTTCTTGCTGTTCAAACGCTGAGAAACAACATAATGGCTTCGACCCTTTTGGCCTCGACGGCGATTATGCTCAGTTCTCTCATCGCTGTGTTGATGAGCAACGGTGGCAGAAACAAAACTGACTTGTTCATTTTTGGTGACAGGAGTGAGGCCAGCTTCTCTCTCAAGTACTTTTGCATTTTGGCTTGCTTCTTAGTCGCTTTCTTATTCAACGTTCAGTCTATAAG GTACTTTAGCCATGCAAGCATTCTAATCAACGTGCCATACAAGAAGATATCACAAGATCATCAACACCACAGGCTGACAGTTGATTTTGTAGCTAGGAATGTGAACAGAGGGAGCTTTTTCTGGTCTCTAGGGTTGAGAGCTTTCTACTTCTCTTTCCCTCTTTTCTTGTGGATATTTGGTCCTCTTCCCATGTTTATTTCTTGCTTTGTTTTGGTTTTCATGCTCTATTTCTTGGATGTTACCTTCGAATGTGGGTGGGTTGTTGATGTTTCCAGTGATGATATTGGTAATAGTACT